In Gossypium raimondii isolate GPD5lz chromosome 12, ASM2569854v1, whole genome shotgun sequence, a single window of DNA contains:
- the LOC105762629 gene encoding auxin-binding protein T85: protein MTGPCFISFFLLFNLLPFFQTLEASHCSIKGLPLVRNIADLPQDNYGRGGLSHITVAGSLLHGLKEVEVWLQTFAPGSRTPIHRHSCEEVFVVLKGSGTLYLASSSNKYPGKPEEHFIFSNSTFHIPVNDVHQVWNTNEHEDLQMLVIISRPPIKVFIYEDWLMPHTAAKLKFPYYWDEQCFQVPQKDEL from the exons ATGACTGGACCTTGCTTCATTTccttcttccttctcttcaacTTGCTTCCATTCTTTCAAACTCTCGAAGCTTCTCACTGCTCCATCAAAG GGTTACCTCTGGTGAGGAACATTGCTGATCTTCCACAGGATAATTATGGAAGAGGAGGTTTATCCCACATAACTGTTGCCGGTTCTCTCTTGCATGGGTTGAAAGAA GTTGAGGTTTGGCTTCAAACATTTGCACCAGGATCGCGCACGCCGATCCATAGGCACTCTTGTGAAGAAGTTTTTGTTGTTCTTAAGGGCAGTGGCACTCTATATCTCGCCTCGAGTTCTAATAAGTACCCTGGAAAACCGGAGGAGCACTTTATATTTTCGAATAGCACGTTTCATATCCCTGTCAATGATGTTCACCag GTCTGGAATACAAATGAACATGAGGATTTGCAAATGCTTGTGATAATATCTCGGCCTCCTATCAAAGT GTTCATATATGAAGATTGGTTGATGCCTCACACTGCAGCTAAGTTGAAGTTTCCCTACTATTGGGATGAGCAGTGCTTTCAAGTACCTCAGAAAGATGAGCTTTAA
- the LOC128035340 gene encoding probable inorganic phosphate transporter 1-4 yields the protein MEFRSKKIPAGGGRWQQTMKIANQLGVLNALHAAKTQWYHFTAIVIAGIGFFTDAYDLFSISFITKLLGRIYYFDALSEKPRTLPPRIAAVVNGVAFCRTLAGQLLFGWLGDKLGRKRVYGLNLMLMVICSIASGLSFGKSPDGVMATLCFFKFWLGFHMLQSLQ from the exons ATGGAATTTCGGAGTAAAAAGATACCGGCGGGCGGCGGGAGGTGGCAGCAAACAATGA AAATCGCAAACCAACTTGGAGTTCTTAATGCGTTGCATGCAGCAAAGACACAATGGTACCATTTCACCGCAATTGTGATTGCTGGAATAGGTTTCTTCACTGACGCTTATGACCTTTTTAGCATCTCTTTTATCACAAAATTGCTCGGTCGTATTTACTACTTCGATGCACTTTCTGAAAAGCCTAGAACTTTGCCTCCTCGTATTGCAGCTGTTGTTAATGGTGTGGCCTTTTGCAGAACTTTAGCTGGACAACTTTTATTTGGCTGGCTCGGTGATAAATTAGGACGAAAACGAGTTTATGGACTCAACTTGATGCTCATGGTGATCTGTTCCATTGCCTCTGGACTTTCCTTCGGAAAGTCTCCAGATGGTGTAATGGCAACCCTTTGCTTCTTCAAGTTTTGGCTTGGTTTTCACATGCTGCAGTCATTGCA gTGA
- the LOC105762621 gene encoding mediator of RNA polymerase II transcription subunit 33B codes for MTVSIQAKGTTVWDWVLECTKSAREKNSDPLLWAVQLGSSLNSAGVSLPSIDLAHLLVSYICWDNHVPIAWKFLEKALTVKFVPPMLVLALLSSRVIPNRKFHPAAYRLYMELLRRHASALKCQISGPNYLKIMKSIDDVLHLSKIFGVQASEPGLLLVEFVFSIVWQLLDASLDDEGLLELTPEKRSIWPIVTQDMEIDNADNFHEKRNDHHDVLYKRNTMMAIEIIGEFLQNKVTSRILLLAQRNIPSHWEAFIQQLRVLSAKSVILRNSKHTTPEALLQLTSDTHKVLSRKCKTPSQQEFHLLIGSRSLTSASGRCHGTSPSAHWLPIDLFLEDAMDRSEVAATGATERLTGLVKALQAVNSTTWHDTFLGLWIAALRLVQRERDISEGPMPRLDTCLCLLLSISPLAVTNIVEEEKSELIDEIDCSQTTQTKEKQAPGRCHKGLISSLQMLNDYEALLTPPQSVRSVANQAAAKAIMVISGLTIGNGYYECMSSNDMPINCSGNMWHLIVEACIARNLLDTSAYVWPGYVNARPNIPRSVPSQVPGWSLLMKGSPLTPTLVNALIATPASSLAEIEKIYEIATKGSNDEKIYAASILCGASLIRGWNIQEHAILFITSLLSPPVPSDYSESESYLISYAPLLNVLLLGISSADCVQILSLHGMVPILAGMLMPLCEVFGSTAPDVSWTLPTGEELTSHAVFTNAFTLLLRLWRFDHPPVEHVMMGDATPVGSQLSPEYLLLVRNSKVSDFGKSPKDHLKMKRLSKNLNLTLELIFMDSFPKLKGWYRQHNKCIASTLSGLVQGTTVHQIVDALLNMMFRKISRSGQSSGSSSPSTSGADDVPLTLNVPAWDILEATPYVLDAALTACAHGRLSPRELATGLKDLADFLPATLATIVSYFSAEVTRGIWKPVFMNGSDWPSPAANLSNIEQQIKKIIAATGVDVPSLTTGRSSPAMLPLPLAALVSLTITYKLDKASERFLVLIGPALSSLAEGCPWPCMPIIASLWAQKVKRWNDFFVFSASRTVFHHSSDAVVQLLRSCFTSTLGLSPSTIYSNGGVGALIGHGFGSHFSGGMSPVSPGILYLRVHRSVRDIMFMTEEIVSLLMSSVRDIAGSREKPKNTKFGLRYGQVSLGAAMARVKLAASLGASLVWLSGGLSLVQSLIKETLPSWFISAHSADQDAGEPAGIVAMLGGYALAYFVVLCGTFAWGVDSASPASKRRPKVLGSHLEFLASAVDGKISLGCDYATWRAYVVRFVSLMVGCTQKWILDVNIDVLKRLSYGLIRWNEEELAMALLGLGGVRATTAAAELIIEIGA; via the exons ATGACGGTGTCTATACAGGCGAAGGGTACTACTGTTTGGGACTGGGTACTGGAGTGCACTAAGTCTGCTCGGGAAAAGAACAGTGACCCACTTCTATGGGCGGTTCAACTCGGTTCTAGCCTTAACTCGGCTGGGGTTTCTTTGCCTTCAATCGACCTAGCTCACCTCCTTGTCTCCTACATATGCTGGGATAATCACGTGCCTATCGCGTGGAAGTTCCTAGAGAAGGCCCTGACTGTCAAATTCGTTCCTCCTATGCTCGTTCTCGCCCTGCTCTCTTCCAG GGTCATTCCAAATCGTAAGTTTCACCCTGCAGCATATCGGCTTTACATGGAACTGCTTAGGAGACATGCCTCTGCACTTAAATGTCAAATCAGTGGACCAAATTATCTAAA GATTATGAAATCAATAGATGATGTTCTTCACCTTTCCAAGATATTTGGTGTTCAAGCATCCGAACCTGGTCTGCTTCTAGTTGAATTTGTATTTTCAATTGTATGGCAACTACTTGATGCATCATTGGATGATGAAGGGTTACTGGAACTTACTCCAGAAAAGAGATCAATATGGCCTATTGTAACTCAAGACATGGAAATCGATAATGCTGATAACTTTCATGAAAAGAGAAATGACCACCATGATGTGCTATATAAAAGAAACACTATGATGGCTATTGAGATTATTGGGGAGTTTCTGCAAAATAAAGTAACTTCAAGGATTCTTTTATTGGCACAAAGAAATAT TCCATCACATTGGGAAGCTTTCATTCAGCAATTAAGAGTTCTTTCCGCGAAGTCAGTGATATTGAGgaattcaaaacatacaacTCCAGAGGCCCTTTTGCAGTTGACATCTGATACACATAAAGTTCTATCTAGGAAATGTAAAACACCGTCACAACAAGAGTTTCATCTTCTCATAGGCTCTAGGTCTCTAACATCTGCATCTGGTCGGTGTCACGGGACTAGTCCTTCTGCACATTGGCTTCCTATTGACCTGTTTCTTGAGGATGCTATGGACAGATCGGAGGTGGCAGCAACTGGTGCTACTGAAAGACTTACTG GTTTAGTGAAAGCTTTACAGGCTGTCAACAGTACAACATGGCACGATACATTTCTAGGTCTATGGATTGCAGCTTTGAGGCTTGTTCAAAGG GAAAGGGACATTAGTGAGGGTCCTATGCCTCGCCTTGACACCTGCCTGTGCTTGTTATTGTCTATTTCTCCTCTTGCGGTGACTAATATTGTGGAGGAAGAGAAATCTGAATTGATCGATGAAATTGATTGCAGCCAAACCactcaaacaaaagaaaaacaagccCCTGGGAGATGCCATAAGGGTTTAATATCCAGCTTACAGATGTTGAATGATTACGAGGCTTTACTGACTCCTCCTCAATCAGTTCGTTCAGTAGCCAATCAGGCTGCTGCCAAAGCAATCATGGTTATTTCAGGTCTCACTATTGGTAATGGATACTATGAGTGCATGAGCAGTAATGACATGCCTATTAATTGCT CTGGAAATATGTGGCATCTGATTGTCGAGGCTTGTATTGCTAGAAATCTATTGGACACATCTGCATATGTCTGGCCTGGTTATGTAAATGCACGTCCAAATATACCCCGTAGTGTTCCTAGTCAAGTCCCTGGTTGGTCATTACTGATGAAAGGATCCCCTCTAACTCCAACACTGGTAAATGCTTTGATTGCAACTCCAGCTTCCAG CTTAGCAGAGATagagaaaatatatgaaattgcaACCAAAGGTTCAAATGATGAGAAGATATATGCAGCTAGCATTCTTTGTGGAGCATCTCTAATTCGTGGTTGGAATATACAG GAACATGCCATTCTCTTCATTACAAGTTTGTTATCGCCACCAGTTCCTTCAGATTATTCTGAGAGTGAGAGCTATTTGATCAGTTATGCTCCACTTTTGAATGTTCTTCTTCTTGGAATATCATCTGCAGATTGTGTCCAGATCTTATCTTTACACGGCATG GTTCCAATACTTGCTGGTATGTTGATGCCCCTTTGCGAGGTTTTTGGGTCAACTGCTCCCGATGTTTCATGGACTCTTCCAACAGGGGAAGAACTAACTAGTCATGCGGTATTCACCAATGCATTTACACTTCTACTGAGATTATGGAGGTTTGATCATCCACCTGTTGAACATGTGATGATGGGAGATGCAACACCGGTGGGATCCCAACTAAGCCCTGAATATCTGTTGTTGGTTCGAAACTCGAAAGTATCGGATTTCGGAAAATCACCCAAGgatcatttgaaaatgaaaaggcTGTCGAAAAATTTAAACCTCACCTTGGAACTCATATTTATGGATTCCTTTCCCAAGTTGAAAGGCTGGTATCGTCAGCATAACAAATGTATTGCTTCCACCCTGTCAGGACTTGTTCAAGGGACCACTGTTCATCAAATTGTTGATGCACTCCTCAATATGATGTTCAGGAAGATAAGCAGGAGTGGTCAGTCTTCTGGAAGCAGTAGCCCTTCTACATCTGGAGCTGATGATGTGCCCTTAACACTAAATGTGCCCGCATGGGATATCTTGGAAGCCACTCCATATGTGCTTGATGCAGCTCTGACTGCCTGTGCTCATGGAAGACTCTCGCCCCGTGAACTGGCAACAG GACTCAAAGATCTTGCTGATTTCCTTCCAGCAACGTTGGCGACCATTGTTAGCTACTTTTCTGCTGAAGTAACACGAGGTATATGGAAGCCGGTTTTTATGAATGGATCAGATTGGCCAAGTCCAGCTGCAAATTTATCCAACATCGAGcagcaaattaaaaaaattatagctGCCACTGGTGTTGATGTCCCAAGCCTTACCACAG GGAGGAGCTCTCCAGCTATGCTTCCTCTTCCCTTGGCTGCCCTTGTTAGTCTAACGATAACATATAAACTCGATAAAGCCTCGGAACGTTTCCTTGTATTAATCGGCCCAGCATTGAGTTCCCTCGCTGAAGGTTGTCCCTGGCCTTGTATGCCAATTATAGCCTCACTATGGGCTCAGAAGGTTAAGCGTTGGAAcgatttctttgtgttttctgCTTCTCGTACAGTCTTCCACCACAGTAGTGATGCTGTGGTTCAGCTTCTTAGGAGTTGCTTCACCTCTACTCTCGGATTAAGCCCTTCCACCATTTACAGCAACGGTGGAGTGGGTGCACTCATTGGCCATGGATTTGGCTCTCATTTCTCCGGGGGAATGTCTCCGGTTTCCCCAGGGATTCTTTACTTACGAGTGCATCGATCAGTCAGAGATATCATGTTTATGACCGAAGAAATCGTTTCTCTTTTAATGTCTTCGGTAAGAGATATTGCGGGTAGCAGGGAGAAACCAAAAAACACAAAGTTTGGCCTGAGGTATGGACAAGTTTCTCTTGGTGCTGCAATGGCTCGTGTCAAACTCGCTGCATCACTTGGGGCTTCATTGGTTTGGCTCTCTGGTGGATTAAGTTTGGTCCAATCGCTGATCAAAGAAACACTACCATCTTGGTTTATATCAGCTCATTCAGCTGACCAGGATGCAGGGGAACCTGCAGGTATAGTTGCCATGCTAGGGGGTTATGCACTTGCATACTTTGTAGTGCTTTGTGGTACCTTTGCATGGGGCGTGGACTCGGCCTCACCAGCATCGAAACGGAGACCTAAAGTTCTTGGATCACACTTGGAGTTTCTTGCAAGTGCAGTAGACGGTAAAATATCACTCGGATGTGATTATGCGACTTGGCGAGCATACGTAGTACGGTTCGTGAGCCTGATGGTAGGTTGCACCCAGAAGTGGATTTTGGACGTCAATATTGACGTCTTGAAAAGGCTGAGCTACGGATTGATACGGTGGAACGAGGAAGAACTAGCTATGGCTTTGCTTGGACTCGGTGGTGTCCGAGCTACGACTGCAGCTGCCGAATTGATTATCGAAATTGGGGCTTG
- the LOC105762624 gene encoding uncharacterized protein LOC105762624, whose protein sequence is MLKLCLMVSHGYPRGLGPVLHQEPGFSRMVKEFGSVFPGQLVKQDMVQIGSFDLRCNQFHFQEQPKPVTALCETKLIIDADPTAQNPVVIDKPDAYLDTARFSFRIAEKCTRHEKILKFLMSGSNELENGELDLSLLSDLMGLQPLMFGVHQQPYASSLIYPSSKIDYQVPLPDFLGEMIHYSKITVNPDGQVVLTATGTEMKDILSIVAEFYLSSNSTKSRNQFSLVPYFDRKRITKARTGTNLSSPQSEVASIAPMKSPEKIKQKPSPKKNASRKLASERDLYKKNYFHACECLLSLIVDKRRHGRTAILSLKKSGPELSQLLSQFSAGIAGTGLAVLLSVIWKVACWRVPFCTPKLFSASIGFGLVWISWAVNQLRDTVVQISKNTSKSGLKEEEMVERVEKSVNQIYFRAATLMAIAVLRFA, encoded by the exons ATGTTGAAGCTTTGCTTAATGGTTTCTCATGGCTACCCTCGTGGTCTGGGGCCTGTTTTACACCAAGAGCCAGGCTTTAGCAGGATGGTCAAG GAGTTTGGTTCCGTCTTCCCAGGTCAGCTAGTGAAACAAGACATGGTACAGATTGGCTCCTTTGATCTGAGGTGCAACCAATTCCATTTCCAGGAGCAGCCAAAGCCAGTTACTGCACTATGTGAGACCAAACTGATTATCGATGCTGATCCAACGGCACAAAACCCCGTGGTTATAGATAAACCAG ATGCTTATCTAGACACAGCACGGTTTAGCTTCAGGATAGCTGAAAAGTGCACTAGACATGAAAAAATCTTGAAGTTTCTTATGTCTGGATCGAATGAATTAGAGAATGGGGAACTTGATTTGTCTTTGCTATCTGATTTGATGGGACTTCAACCACTGATGTTTGGTGTGCATCAACAGCCTTATGCGTCTTCTCTAATATATCCAAGTAGCAAAATCGATTACCAGGTGCCTCTCCCAGACTTTTTAGGAGAGATGATCCACTATTCGAAAATTACAGTTAACCCAGATGGTCAAGTTGTACTTACAGCTACCGGGACTGAGATGAAAGACATCCTTTCGATCGTAGCTGAGTTTTACTTATCAAGCAACTCAACTAAGTCTAGAAATCAGTTTTCACTGGTCCCATACTTTGATAG GAAGCGGATTACCAAAGCACGTACCGGTACTAACCTATCTTCTCCACAGTCTGAAGTTGCGAGTATTGCACCTATGAAAAG TCCCGAGAAAATCAAGCAGAAGCCATCTCCAAAGAAGAATGCATCTAGGAAGTTAGCCAGTGAGAGAGATCTCTACAAAAAGAATTATTTCCATGCATGTGAGTGTCTTCTTTCCTTGATCGTTGATAAGAGACGGCATGGCAGAACAGCAATTCTTTCCCTTAAGAAATCCGGCCCTGAACTTTCTCAGCTCTTGTCCCAATTCTCCGCTGGCATTGCTGGGACCGGTCTTGCTGTTCTTTTATCTGTTATTTGGAAGGTAGCTTGTTGGAGAGTTCCATTTTGTACACCTAAACTCTTTAGCGCCAGCATCGGTTTTGGGCTAGTTTGGATCTCATGGGCAGTTAACCAATTGAGAGACACGGTTGTACAAATCAGCAAAAATACTAGCAAGTCTGGTCTGAAGGAAGAGGAGATGGTTGAGAGAGTGGAGAAAAGTGTTAATCAGATCTATTTCAGAGCCGCGACATTGATGGCTATAGCAGTGCTGAGATTTGCATGA
- the LOC105762623 gene encoding heavy metal-associated isoprenylated plant protein 36, with protein MGDDLNVPTCVLKVNIQCCATCPKKVKKKLQKINEVYDIDMDTKNGLVSVRGIIEPSILIQTIAEKVGKKAEVCSYEKNPKIQSDLLDQDNRRTGRKYEEKNQTCSFTDECNVRDEAKDPISEGSKGSHSRHHPQHDVRKKKRGFASWLGKKSNGGYARLLTPSSAPSLPPSS; from the exons ATGGGAGACGATCTCAATGTCCCG ACTTGTGTTCTGAAAGTGAATATCCAATGTTGTGCAACATGTCCcaagaaagtgaagaaaaagTTGCAGAAAATCAATG AGGTGTATGATATTGACATGGATACCAAAAATGGGCTGGTTTCGGTTCGGGGCATCATCGAACCCTCTATTCTCATTCAGACAATAGCAGAAAAGGTTGGCAAAAAAGCAGAGGTTTGCTCCTACGAGAAGAACCCCAAGATTCAAAGCGACTTGCTAGACCAAGACAATCGTCGGACCGGTCGTAAATACGAGGAAAAGAACCAAACATGTTCTTTTACTGATGAATGTAATGTTCGTGATGAAGCTAAGGACCCTATTTCAGAAGGTTCCAAAGGCTCACATTCTAGGCACCACCCACAACATGACGTGAGAAAGAAGAAACGAGGCTTTGCTAGTTGGCTTGGCAAGAAGAGTAATGGAGGATACGCGAGGCTGCTGACGCCATCGTCAGCACCGTCGCTACCACCGTCATCATAA
- the LOC105762628 gene encoding uncharacterized protein LOC105762628, which translates to MNFFKSVFADDPDPPKPQLESDSPKADYSTPDSSPRVPDPNPNPSGWSFGGLIQTIATRSESVIETYRRDLEEFGLGLKKEIEVAQDSLGNVGQVIDEFGNTVIKGTTQIINQGKDAILAADNESDSSSSESKITQRSLNSKRYSRFDAQVRAIQGDINTYIEEPEDLEDYKKWKSGFGLEEKKEEIERLMEENGEMGSIYTRIVGVSNGVDHETFWCRYFYKVFKLKQAEDMRVKLVNRAISREEEEELSWDVDEDEEEEEVDERNTVPKASLKKQDVDKKEKDETVKDKAEKSDLLEKETVGEKGEKDVLLENKDQVVEKNPVEKVKGNVDESSSGNIVTEKVNLEKNEEVCKDDSMAKSVEKVASEAKDRENKEPSNGKGKDSDISVASSHPSMAEEEEEEDLGWDEIEDLSSIDDKKETHGGSPSSNRDELRKRLSAAEEEEDLSWDIEDDDEPIKA; encoded by the coding sequence atgaattttttcaaatcaGTTTTCGCCGATGATCCGGATCCTCCTAAACCCCAACTCGAATCCGATTCACCCAAAGCCGATTACTCCACTCCCGATTCTTCTCCCAGGGTGCCCGATCCCAACCCTAACCCTAGCGGATGGAGCTTCGGCGGCCTGATCCAAACGATAGCAACCAGATCCGAATCCGTCATCGAGACTTACCGTCGCGATCTCGAAGAATTCGGGTTGGGtctcaaaaaagaaattgaggtaGCTCAGGATTCATTAGGGAACGTAGGGCAAGTCATTGATGAGTTCGGGAACACGGTTATAAAGGGAACGACTCAGATCATCAATCAAGGCAAGGATGCAATACTAGCTGCCGATAACGAATCCGATTCCTCTTCCTCCGAGAGTAAGATCACCCAACGGAGCTTGAACTCGAAACGGTACAGTCGATTCGATGCTCAAGTGAGGGCAATTCAAGGGGATATTAATACTTACATCGAAGAGCCAGAGGATTTGGAGGATTACAAGAAGTGGAAATCAGGGTTCGGTTTGgaagagaaaaaggaagagATTGAGAGATTGATGGAAGAGAATGGGgaaatggggagtatttatacAAGGATTGTTGGTGTTTCAAATGGGGTTGATCATGAGACGTTTTGGTGTAGGTACTTTTATAAGGTTTTTAAGCTTAAGCAAGCTGAGGATATGAGGGTTAAGCTTGTTAATAGAGCGATTTCTAGGGAAGAAGAGGAGGAACTGAGTTGGGATGTTGATGAAGatgaggaagaggaagaggtGGATGAGAGAAATACGGTGCCGAAGGCGAGTTTGAAGAAGCAAGATGTggataagaaagaaaaagatgaaactGTGAAAGATAAGGCAGAAAAAAGTGATCTTTTGGAGAAAGAAACTGTGGGAGAGAAGGGTGAAAAAGATGTTCTTTTGGAGAATAAGGATCAAGTTGTTGAAAAGAATCCTGTTGAGAAAGTAAAGGGTAATGTTGATGAATCAAGTAGTGGCAATATTGTAACTGAGAAAGTTAATTTGGAGAAGAATGAGGAGGTATGCAAGGATGATTCAATGGCGAAATCTGTTGAGAAAGTAGCTTCTGAAGCTAAAGACAGAGAGAATAAAGAGCCTAGTAATGGCAAAGGTAAAGACAGTGACATTTCTGTGGCGTCAAGCCATCCATCAATGGCTGAGGAGGAGGAAGAGGAGGATCTTGGGTGGGATGAAATTGAGGATCTCAGCAGCATTGATGATAAGAAAGAAACTCATGGTGGGAGCCCGAGCTCCAATAGGGATGAGCTGAGGAAGAGACTAAGTGCAGCTGAAGAAGAGGAGGATTTAAGCTGGGATATTGAAGACGATGACGAACCGATTAAAGCTTGA
- the LOC105762625 gene encoding elongation factor Tu, mitochondrial, whose translation MAAAVLRNPNSRRLLSFSSPIYWSCRGFISASNFSVSDLLFGNEEAAVHANANPWWRSMATFTRTKPHVNVGTIGHVDHGKTTLTAAITKVLAEEGKAKAIAFDEIDKAPEEKKRGITIATAHVEYETMKRHYAHVDCPGHADYVKNMITGAAQMDGGILVVSAPDGPMPQTKEHILLARQVGVPSLVCFLNKVDAVDDPELLELVEMELRELLSFYKFPGDEIPIIRGSALSALQGTNEEIGKKAILKLMDAVDEYIPDPVRQLDKPFLMPIEDVFSIQGRGTVATGRVEQGTIKVGEEVEILGLTQGAPLKTTVTGVEMFKKILDQGQAGDNVGLLLRGLKRDDVQRGMVIAKPGSVKTYKRFEAEIYVLTKDEGGRHTAFESNYRPQFYLRTADVTGKVELPESVKMVLPGDNVTATFELISPVPLEAGQRFALREGGRTVGAGVVSKVLT comes from the exons ATGGCTGCGGCTGTCCTCCGGAACCCTAATTCGAGGCGCCTTTTGTCATTCTCTTCCCCGATTTACTGGTCCTGTCGTGGCTTTATCTCTGCTTCCAACTTCTCAGTTTCCGATCTTCTCTTTGGAAATGAGGAGGCGGCAGTTCACGCTAACGCTAACCCTTGGTGGAGATCCATGGCTACTTTCACTCGCAC aaAACCTCATGTTAATGTAGGAACAATTGGGCATGTTGATCATGGAAAGACCACACTGACTGCAGCAATCACAAAG GTTCTGGCTGAAGAAGGAAAAGCCAAGGCTATTGCCTTTGATGAAATTGACAAGGCTCCTGAGGAGAAGAAGAGAGGAATTACAATTGCCACG GCTCACGTGGAGTATGAGACAATGAAACGTCACTATGCACACGTAGACTGTCCTGGACATGCTGATTATGTTAAA AATATGATCACTGGTGCCGCCCAAATGGATGGTGGTATTCTGGTTGTGTCTGCTCCAGATGGGCCCATGCCACAGACTAAAGAACACATTCTACTTGCCCGACAG GTTGGTGTGCCATCTCTCGtctgttttttaaataaagttgaTGCCGTTGATGATCCAGAGCTGTTGGAGCTTGTGGAAATGGAGCTTCGTG AGCTTCTTAGCTTCTACAAGTTTCCTGGGGATGAAATACCTATCATTAGGGGGTCAGCACTGTCTGCTTTACAGGGTACAAATGAGGAAATAGGGAAAAAGGCAATTTTGAAACTAATGGATGCGGTAGACGAATACATTCCTGATCCCGTGCGCCAGCTTGACAAGCCTTTCCTGATGCCAATTGAGGATGTTTTCTCAATTCAG GGGCGTGGAACTGTTGCAACTGGCCGTGTTGAACAAGGAACCATTAAAGTTGGTGAAGAAGTTGAAATTTTGGGGTTAACGCag GGTGCACCTCTAAAAACCACAGTTACTGGGGTTGAGATGTTCAAGAAAATCTTGGATCAAGGACAG GCTGGTGACAATGTGGGACTTCTTCTGCGTGGTCTGAAAAGAGATGATGTGCAGCGGGGAATG GTCATTGCTAAACCTGGAAGCGTGAAGACATACAAAAGGTTTGAGGCAGAGATATATGTCCTCACAAAAGATGAAGGTGGACGTCATACCGCCTTTGAATCAAATTACAGGCCCCAGTTTTATCTGAGGACAGCAGATGTGACTGGAAAAGTGGAATTACCCGAAAGTGTTAAGATGGTTCTGCCAGGGGACAATGTTACTGCAACTTTTGAGCTCATCTCACCTGTGCCTCTTGAAGCAG GACAAAGATTTGCCTTGAGGGAAGGAGGTAGAACCGTAGGTGCTGGTGTAGTATCAAAAGTACTGACCTAA